The Algoriphagus sp. TR-M9 genome has a window encoding:
- a CDS encoding alpha/beta hydrolase, which produces MKKCIPFLVVVILSYSSIALAQSSSTQQVAVAGIQIKTKTAGLLERMPQQPVVILEAGSGKTLSTWNQVFAQIAAFSPVLAYDRSGLGESTSSGEQPSVSSRVKELKYLLEAMNIAPPYILVGSDLGNLFIREYASTYQDEVEGMVYVDPLVDTDNLEGIRQALQDTNLDQELLAEKYLDFQKMWSIGGQEVANQERELLIHLISANQLEWSSQKLPEVPSSVILARRSTVFPMKEGMPIDPEEFVQKMLADKVEFLNKYTLDHPEYTLTLTSGSVNALPIQEPTLIAQSVRQVLYADPHRKLVRAAKVKDAEVYAAYVAAMQNYMPASLLSERDLNMLGYSLMRFDLYEQALVLFQNNLNQHPESANGYDSMGDGLMALGRVKEAVPLYQKAVEIGSQKPHNDYELFKKNLAKGKALLAEMEP; this is translated from the coding sequence ATGAAAAAGTGCATCCCCTTCCTTGTTGTTGTTATTCTGAGCTATTCTTCCATCGCCTTGGCCCAATCAAGCTCTACTCAGCAGGTAGCTGTGGCAGGAATTCAAATCAAAACTAAAACTGCGGGACTATTAGAAAGGATGCCTCAGCAACCTGTAGTGATATTGGAAGCTGGAAGTGGGAAAACTTTGAGTACTTGGAATCAGGTTTTTGCTCAGATAGCAGCATTTTCTCCTGTACTCGCTTACGATAGGTCTGGTTTGGGTGAGTCCACTTCTTCTGGGGAGCAACCTAGTGTATCCAGTAGGGTGAAGGAATTGAAGTACCTATTGGAAGCCATGAATATTGCCCCTCCATATATTTTGGTGGGAAGTGATTTAGGAAATTTGTTCATCAGGGAGTATGCCAGTACCTATCAAGATGAAGTAGAAGGTATGGTTTATGTAGATCCATTAGTGGATACTGATAATTTGGAAGGGATCAGACAAGCGCTTCAGGATACTAATCTGGATCAGGAACTCCTGGCAGAGAAGTATTTGGATTTTCAAAAAATGTGGTCGATTGGTGGGCAAGAAGTCGCAAATCAAGAGCGTGAACTATTAATCCATTTGATTTCAGCAAATCAATTGGAATGGTCTTCCCAAAAGTTGCCTGAAGTTCCGTCCTCTGTGATTCTAGCCAGAAGAAGCACCGTTTTTCCAATGAAAGAGGGCATGCCTATAGATCCCGAGGAATTTGTTCAAAAGATGCTTGCTGATAAAGTGGAGTTTTTGAATAAATACACCCTAGATCATCCCGAATATACTTTAACCCTTACCTCTGGATCGGTGAATGCACTTCCTATACAGGAGCCAACTCTGATCGCCCAGTCTGTGCGTCAGGTGCTATATGCTGACCCCCATAGGAAACTGGTAAGAGCTGCCAAGGTAAAGGATGCTGAAGTATACGCAGCATACGTAGCTGCCATGCAAAATTACATGCCTGCATCCCTGCTTTCGGAGCGAGATCTCAACATGCTTGGGTATAGTTTGATGCGCTTTGATTTATACGAACAAGCTTTGGTACTATTTCAAAATAACCTGAACCAGCATCCCGAATCTGCCAATGGCTATGACTCTATGGGGGATGGATTGATGGCTTTGGGTAGGGTGAAGGAGGCTGTGCCACTGTATCAAAAAGCCGTAGAGATAGGCTCCCAAAAGCCACATAATGATTATGAACTATTCAAAAAGAATTTGGCCAAAGGCAAAGCTCTCCTAGCTGAAATGGAGCCTTAA
- a CDS encoding solute:sodium symporter family transporter, producing MLTLFSFLAFTGFVAIYSTWMLRKQNLATQDGYFLGGRSLTGVVIAGSMLLTNISTEHLVGMNGSAYRNGAIIIAWEVTSAIALVIGALYFIPKYLRMGLTTIPEFLEKRFDKMTQALISLLLIISFVVTLLPIVLYTGAINIESIFGISETLGITQAEGIWLTVVVVGVIGAVYAIFGGLKMVAYTDTINGFGLLIAGLLVPVFALWDIGDGNVIDGLVKVFNNAPEKFNVISKEPSVGPGSRDSILPFEVLFTGLIINQLYFWTMHQSIVQRALGAVSLKEAQKGLLFTGILKILIPLVIVLPGIIGFYYFGDTLFDAQDSVYPELVKRVLPPWMTGFFVAVIMGAILSTFNSALNSAATIFSLDIFKVYIKKSANEGQLVRIGKWVSAILAIVSILVAPFVANAPAGLYQLLQQLNGIFFIPMATVIIAGFFFPKVSAAGAKAGLVFGLAFYILMDLILQVNIHFVHIWGIEFVLNLMVMHLVSAQSPVKTPFVMADSGKLSIVPWKYATTLGWILIAITVIIYVILGTIA from the coding sequence TTGCTTACTCTTTTTAGTTTCCTAGCCTTTACCGGCTTCGTAGCGATCTATTCTACCTGGATGCTACGCAAGCAAAACCTTGCTACTCAAGACGGATATTTTCTTGGTGGTCGCAGTTTGACGGGCGTGGTCATCGCTGGCTCCATGTTGCTGACCAATATTTCCACAGAGCATCTGGTAGGAATGAATGGATCAGCCTATAGAAACGGCGCGATCATCATCGCTTGGGAAGTCACTTCGGCTATCGCACTGGTGATCGGAGCTCTGTATTTTATCCCAAAATACCTGCGGATGGGATTGACTACCATTCCTGAGTTTTTGGAGAAAAGGTTTGATAAAATGACTCAGGCGCTGATTTCACTTCTGCTTATCATATCATTCGTAGTCACCTTGCTGCCAATAGTTCTCTATACCGGAGCAATAAATATCGAGTCAATCTTCGGGATATCGGAAACGCTGGGCATCACGCAGGCGGAAGGAATCTGGCTCACTGTAGTCGTGGTAGGAGTAATCGGAGCAGTTTATGCGATTTTTGGAGGATTGAAAATGGTGGCTTACACAGATACGATTAACGGTTTTGGTTTACTGATTGCAGGTTTGCTGGTTCCTGTTTTTGCACTGTGGGACATTGGAGATGGGAATGTGATTGATGGCTTGGTGAAAGTCTTCAATAATGCACCAGAGAAATTTAATGTGATCAGTAAAGAACCTTCTGTTGGCCCGGGATCTCGGGACTCCATTTTGCCATTCGAAGTGCTTTTCACCGGATTGATCATCAATCAACTTTACTTCTGGACCATGCACCAATCCATCGTACAGCGGGCATTGGGAGCGGTTAGTTTGAAAGAAGCGCAAAAGGGACTGCTATTTACAGGTATTTTAAAAATTCTGATTCCACTGGTGATTGTGCTTCCGGGGATTATTGGTTTCTACTATTTCGGAGACACGCTTTTTGATGCTCAGGATAGCGTTTATCCAGAACTGGTAAAGCGTGTGCTTCCGCCTTGGATGACCGGATTCTTCGTGGCTGTGATTATGGGGGCAATCTTGAGCACATTCAACAGTGCCTTGAATAGCGCTGCGACTATTTTCAGTCTGGATATTTTCAAGGTTTATATTAAGAAATCAGCAAACGAAGGTCAGCTCGTGAGAATTGGAAAGTGGGTTTCAGCGATTTTGGCGATCGTCTCTATTCTAGTCGCTCCATTTGTGGCCAATGCTCCAGCTGGATTGTATCAGCTTTTACAGCAGTTGAATGGTATCTTCTTTATCCCGATGGCGACGGTGATTATTGCTGGATTCTTTTTCCCAAAAGTATCTGCCGCAGGGGCAAAAGCAGGACTGGTATTCGGATTGGCATTCTACATATTGATGGATTTGATTCTTCAAGTGAACATACATTTCGTTCATATTTGGGGAATTGAGTTTGTCCTCAATCTGATGGTGATGCATTTGGTGTCTGCACAATCCCCGGTAAAAACTCCATTTGTAATGGCCGATTCTGGTAAACTGAGCATAGTTCCTTGGAAATATGCGACTACGCTGGGTTGGATTTTGATTGCAATCACAGTAATTATTTATGTAATTTTAGGTACAATCGCTTAA
- a CDS encoding TonB-dependent receptor, protein MKPTAKILFALLLVTIQSLSAQDLTQTIRGSIVDQITNAPMPGATVMILGSDPLIGTTSDSSGEFKLEDLPVGTYTLKVSFIGFKEIILPNIKVNSGKEVVLSIPIEEDITQIQEVVVTANEKDRTINEMVQVSGRTFSVEDTRKFAAAVNDPGRMVTSFSGVTGTDDGNNNISIRGNSPNGLLWRMEGIDIPNPNHFVNPGTSGGGVSILSSQLLSNSDFLTGAFPAEYGNALSGVFDLNLRKGNNENQEFTLQAGFLGVDIAAEGPIAQGYKGSYLVNYRYSTLSLLSKIGLPLGDFVTNFQDLSFNVFLPTGPKSTITIFGFGGLSDQDGNAEKDSLAWESEGDRYGGTFFSNTGAIGAKHSYIVNAQNFLQTTLLASGNAIGTTENRLDDNLNFQDRFYENYSNSKITLSAVLNTKVSAKAALRSGFYVNQLYYNLREDDFAEETQTLQTNINSKGNTQSVQAFSQLNYRANERLTFNLGLHYIQLLLNNSNSVEPRIGTSYALDEKQRVSLGYGLHSQVQPLGTYFAEQDKNGEITLPNKNLDLSKSHHFVLGYDRSLSPHLRLKVETYYQHLFQIPIRSEADESYSIINQQWTFATDPLVNEGYGKNYGVELTLEQFTHNGLYFLLSGSLYNSLYKTNEEIWRNTAYNGNFNMTLTAGKEYEWKKNRVFGVNLRVIYSGGLRDTPFDLDASIAKGEGVYLENQAYEMKNPNYFRADLRLSLTKNKPKSTRIWALDIQNASNRKNVYGQYFEPMSNEIKTSYQAPLIPILSYRVEF, encoded by the coding sequence ATGAAGCCTACTGCCAAAATACTTTTTGCACTACTACTAGTTACCATCCAATCTCTATCCGCTCAGGATCTCACACAAACTATTCGCGGAAGCATAGTCGACCAAATCACCAACGCTCCCATGCCAGGGGCAACGGTGATGATTCTGGGATCCGACCCTTTGATTGGTACCACTTCTGATTCCTCGGGTGAATTCAAATTAGAAGATTTACCGGTTGGCACCTATACTTTAAAGGTCAGCTTTATTGGTTTCAAAGAAATCATTTTGCCCAATATCAAGGTAAACTCCGGAAAGGAAGTAGTGCTCAGCATACCCATAGAAGAGGATATTACTCAAATCCAAGAAGTGGTGGTAACAGCCAATGAAAAAGACCGCACCATCAATGAAATGGTACAGGTCAGCGGAAGAACTTTCTCCGTAGAAGACACCCGCAAGTTTGCTGCTGCAGTAAATGATCCCGGCAGAATGGTCACCTCGTTTTCTGGAGTCACCGGCACAGATGATGGGAACAACAACATTTCTATCCGGGGCAACAGCCCCAATGGATTGCTATGGAGAATGGAAGGAATTGACATCCCAAACCCCAACCATTTTGTAAACCCAGGTACCTCAGGCGGTGGAGTTTCAATCTTGAGTTCCCAGCTTTTGTCCAACTCCGACTTTTTAACGGGTGCTTTTCCGGCAGAGTATGGCAATGCGCTTTCGGGTGTATTCGACCTGAACCTAAGGAAAGGGAATAACGAAAACCAAGAATTCACCTTGCAAGCAGGCTTTCTGGGAGTGGATATAGCAGCGGAGGGTCCCATCGCCCAAGGCTACAAGGGGTCATATCTGGTCAATTACCGGTATTCTACACTTTCCTTACTTTCTAAAATCGGATTGCCTTTAGGTGATTTTGTGACCAATTTTCAGGATTTATCCTTCAACGTTTTTCTCCCTACCGGACCTAAAAGTACCATTACCATTTTCGGTTTTGGAGGTCTGAGTGACCAAGATGGAAATGCCGAAAAGGATTCTCTGGCATGGGAGTCCGAAGGCGATAGGTATGGAGGTACATTTTTCTCCAATACTGGAGCCATTGGCGCAAAGCACTCCTACATAGTCAATGCACAAAACTTCCTCCAAACCACGCTCCTGGCTTCTGGAAATGCCATAGGGACCACGGAGAACAGGCTTGATGATAATCTGAATTTCCAGGATAGGTTTTATGAAAATTACAGCAACTCCAAGATCACCTTGAGCGCTGTACTGAACACCAAAGTATCTGCGAAAGCAGCTTTGCGGAGCGGATTCTATGTCAACCAGCTCTATTACAATCTTCGGGAAGATGACTTTGCTGAGGAAACCCAAACCCTGCAAACCAACATCAACTCTAAGGGGAACACGCAAAGTGTCCAGGCTTTTTCCCAGCTAAACTACCGGGCAAATGAGCGTCTCACCTTTAACCTTGGTCTCCACTACATTCAACTGCTATTGAATAATTCCAACTCTGTAGAACCTCGGATCGGTACTTCATACGCTTTGGATGAAAAACAGCGGGTAAGCCTTGGCTATGGCCTGCATTCCCAAGTGCAACCACTCGGAACCTACTTTGCGGAGCAGGACAAAAACGGAGAGATCACCCTTCCAAACAAGAATCTTGATCTAAGTAAGTCACATCATTTTGTGCTAGGCTATGATCGCTCACTCAGTCCACACCTGAGATTGAAAGTAGAAACGTACTACCAGCACCTTTTCCAGATCCCTATCCGAAGTGAAGCAGACGAAAGCTACTCCATTATCAATCAGCAGTGGACTTTTGCCACGGATCCATTAGTGAACGAGGGATATGGAAAAAACTACGGAGTAGAACTGACCCTGGAGCAGTTCACTCATAATGGCCTATACTTTCTTCTCTCTGGCTCACTGTATAATTCTCTGTATAAAACCAATGAGGAGATTTGGAGAAATACTGCTTACAACGGTAATTTCAATATGACCCTGACTGCTGGAAAAGAATACGAATGGAAAAAAAATCGGGTATTCGGAGTGAATCTGAGGGTAATATACAGCGGCGGACTGAGAGATACTCCATTTGACTTGGATGCATCCATAGCCAAAGGCGAAGGGGTATATCTGGAAAATCAAGCGTATGAAATGAAAAACCCAAATTACTTCAGAGCAGATCTACGGTTGAGTCTCACAAAAAACAAACCCAAATCCACCAGGATCTGGGCTCTGGATATTCAAAATGCCAGCAATAGAAAAAATGTATATGGTCAATACTTTGAGCCTATGAGCAATGAAATCAAAACATCTTACCAGGCTCCTTTGATTCCTATTTTAAGTTATCGAGTAGAGTTTTAA
- a CDS encoding PglZ domain-containing protein, with product MLWQDAIHTALSLDNGQPKVISDYTGVLLHDSFTGYLQTHGISCQLCHTVADMLPLSNKSEPQIILTTVENVPTFICNDRECKSFQYKDLPINGDAYKALKQFSTEQVIQLLEVVYLSNRHNPINKSHIDTLLAKANRLQSEKQFNALLEQLNQLVIEEPSINSLTEASTVLGQLNYLSYAYGTAIEQEIYEQVDQWSKPFFAQNGMDQIFFASTPKRPLSVDKIIPHLKANNHEKVALLCLDCMGFTEWNLLKAHLELDEAELDEKAVFAMLPSVTSISRMAIYEGKREVYNHKAPGRPAEAKALANNFATQHTTYLTESDTITADKLLGYDVVSVLYNFFDELAHAVQFPPGLEDKTPYLNAAKDYLQKSSIKQDIQLLKEEGYAVYLCSDHGSIVAKGNGKRIEKYLIDGFAKRAVIIKADNSELLDMEQINIPFENDKKVVLPEGRTMFTYKDKIEVNHGGITLEEMIVPFIKLN from the coding sequence ATGTTGTGGCAAGATGCAATCCATACCGCTTTAAGCCTTGATAATGGTCAGCCAAAGGTAATATCAGACTATACGGGCGTGTTGCTGCATGATAGCTTTACAGGCTATCTGCAAACGCATGGCATCAGCTGTCAGCTTTGCCATACCGTAGCGGATATGTTGCCTTTGAGCAATAAATCTGAGCCACAAATCATACTTACCACCGTTGAGAATGTTCCTACATTCATCTGCAACGATAGAGAATGTAAATCCTTCCAATATAAAGACCTGCCCATCAATGGAGATGCTTACAAGGCTTTGAAACAATTCAGTACGGAGCAAGTCATTCAGCTATTGGAAGTAGTTTATCTTTCAAATAGACACAACCCAATCAACAAAAGCCATATTGATACGCTCTTGGCTAAAGCCAATCGCTTACAATCTGAGAAGCAGTTCAATGCTTTATTGGAGCAGCTCAATCAATTGGTTATAGAAGAGCCAAGCATCAATTCCTTAACTGAAGCTAGTACGGTATTAGGTCAGCTCAACTACCTAAGTTATGCCTATGGCACAGCCATAGAGCAAGAAATCTATGAGCAGGTTGACCAGTGGAGCAAACCCTTTTTTGCGCAAAATGGCATGGATCAGATATTTTTTGCTTCTACACCAAAACGCCCATTATCAGTTGATAAAATCATTCCCCATCTAAAAGCTAATAACCATGAGAAGGTTGCCCTTCTATGTTTAGACTGCATGGGCTTTACAGAATGGAACCTACTCAAAGCGCATTTGGAATTAGATGAAGCAGAATTGGATGAAAAAGCTGTTTTTGCCATGTTGCCTTCGGTAACCAGCATTTCACGCATGGCCATTTATGAAGGCAAGCGAGAAGTGTACAACCACAAAGCACCGGGCAGACCTGCAGAAGCCAAAGCCTTAGCCAATAACTTTGCAACACAGCACACCACCTATTTAACCGAAAGCGATACCATCACCGCAGACAAGCTACTTGGTTATGATGTGGTTTCCGTTCTCTACAACTTCTTTGATGAATTAGCACATGCAGTTCAGTTTCCACCAGGATTAGAAGACAAAACACCTTACCTGAATGCAGCCAAAGACTACTTGCAGAAAAGCAGTATCAAGCAAGACATTCAGTTACTCAAAGAAGAAGGCTATGCCGTTTACCTCTGCTCAGATCATGGCTCCATAGTCGCCAAAGGCAATGGCAAACGCATAGAAAAATACCTGATTGATGGCTTTGCCAAAAGAGCTGTCATCATTAAGGCAGACAATTCGGAATTGTTGGATATGGAACAAATCAACATTCCATTCGAGAACGATAAAAAAGTGGTTCTACCTGAAGGCAGAACCATGTTTACATACAAAGACAAAATTGAAGTGAACCACGGGGGCATCACCTTAGAAGAGATGATAGTCCCTTTTATAAAATTGAATTGA
- a CDS encoding STAS-like domain-containing protein: MINLAEILGKKIAILHSDGLKVFGAIMEELVENGQFTLNFDGISTSTTAFLNASIGKVLMNSPEAVEKMQIKNADAGILSKIDWVKDTALNKGRREAREDAMRDFLENA, encoded by the coding sequence ATGATTAATCTCGCTGAAATACTAGGAAAGAAAATTGCAATCCTTCACTCTGATGGATTGAAAGTCTTTGGTGCAATAATGGAAGAACTGGTCGAAAATGGCCAATTTACATTGAATTTTGACGGAATTTCTACAAGTACAACTGCTTTTTTAAATGCCTCAATTGGGAAAGTTCTAATGAATTCACCTGAGGCAGTTGAAAAGATGCAAATAAAAAATGCAGATGCCGGTATTTTAAGTAAAATTGATTGGGTTAAAGATACTGCTTTAAACAAAGGGAGAAGAGAAGCTAGAGAAGATGCAATGAGGGATTTTCTCGAAAACGCATAA
- a CDS encoding glycoside hydrolase family 16 protein, which produces MVNLLGGDSQKQHKSFREDFSKAKSKFFSYGSTGTTADFKSNLGVESRSEAGTKVLSFKLDPEEQAGPGKGPEIISKKFTHFGTYAARLKVPDVRQQQPNVGAVAGYFTYHENEQEGLSEIDFEWLLADPRIIYVGTWTGQAGRLQRIGRIINLAEGEILETISKVNYDGEPTALTGLQNMPEVVSAISDYDASSGFYTYGFDWNPERIRWWMLHPSTGDTLVLWDYQGSQLGIPQHASKYRMNFWHTQDWAVEGNPHSLEKPKFRYELEVDWMEYRTLDKP; this is translated from the coding sequence ATGGTAAATCTGTTAGGGGGAGATTCTCAAAAGCAGCATAAATCGTTTCGCGAGGATTTTTCCAAAGCTAAATCCAAGTTTTTCAGCTATGGTTCTACTGGAACTACCGCCGATTTTAAATCCAACTTGGGCGTAGAATCACGCTCTGAAGCAGGTACTAAGGTTCTATCGTTCAAATTGGACCCCGAGGAACAAGCAGGCCCAGGAAAGGGACCTGAGATTATTTCAAAGAAGTTTACACACTTTGGCACTTACGCAGCTCGACTCAAAGTCCCAGATGTGCGGCAACAGCAACCTAATGTTGGAGCTGTAGCCGGATATTTTACTTATCACGAAAATGAGCAGGAAGGTCTGAGTGAAATTGATTTTGAGTGGCTCCTTGCAGATCCTAGGATCATCTATGTGGGCACCTGGACCGGACAGGCAGGCAGGCTGCAGCGAATTGGAAGAATTATTAACTTGGCTGAGGGTGAAATTCTAGAGACTATCTCTAAAGTCAATTATGATGGTGAGCCTACAGCGCTTACTGGCTTGCAAAATATGCCTGAAGTGGTTTCTGCTATTTCAGACTACGATGCTTCTTCCGGATTTTACACTTATGGGTTCGATTGGAATCCGGAGAGAATTCGCTGGTGGATGCTTCATCCAAGCACTGGCGATACCCTAGTACTATGGGATTATCAGGGTTCTCAGCTTGGGATTCCTCAGCATGCCTCCAAGTATAGAATGAACTTTTGGCATACCCAAGACTGGGCAGTTGAGGGAAATCCACATTCTCTGGAAAAACCTAAGTTTCGATACGAACTAGAGGTGGATTGGATGGAGTATCGTACGCTAGATAAACCGTAA
- a CDS encoding alpha/beta hydrolase family protein produces MKNFLLVLILCIFTFSSFAQDITGQWNGALRVQGTQLRLVFHIEKTDEGYKSTMDSPDQAAFGIPVTSTSFENDVIKISITNANIQYEGTLGEDSIIIGVFKQAGQTFPMNLSRSEVQSEEVKRPQEPTKPYGYHSEDLFFENKEAGIKLAGTLTLPKEGGNFPAVILISGSGPQNRNEELMGHKPFLVLSDFLTRNGIAVLRFDDRGTASSEGNFTAATSIDFATDVAAAVDYLKTRKEINPAQIGLIGHSEGGIIAPMVANSNPQDVDFIVLLAGTGIRGDQLLLLQQALIGKAAGMTPAQLEENDMISRQAFEIMLKDLSEKELQQEIAAYMTQVYRNIPPENVPNGMTEADFVTAQVKQLTSPWMSSFIKYDPSISLEKVTCPVLAINGEKDLQVPPKENLGAIKAALEKGGNPDITTVELAGLNHLFQEANTGAPSEYASIDQTFAPAAMEVVLSWIKERVE; encoded by the coding sequence ATGAAAAATTTTCTGTTAGTTCTTATCCTTTGCATTTTCACTTTTTCATCTTTCGCACAGGACATCACCGGGCAGTGGAATGGAGCGCTGAGAGTCCAAGGCACCCAGCTGCGTCTTGTTTTTCACATCGAAAAGACCGACGAAGGCTATAAATCGACCATGGACAGTCCAGACCAGGCTGCATTTGGGATTCCTGTCACTTCCACCAGCTTTGAAAACGATGTCATAAAAATCTCGATTACCAACGCAAATATCCAATATGAAGGAACACTGGGTGAGGACAGTATCATCATAGGGGTATTCAAACAAGCGGGTCAGACCTTCCCGATGAATTTGAGTCGAAGTGAAGTGCAGTCTGAAGAAGTCAAGCGACCTCAGGAGCCCACGAAGCCTTACGGCTATCACTCGGAAGATTTGTTTTTTGAAAATAAAGAAGCCGGAATCAAACTAGCCGGCACCCTCACATTACCTAAAGAAGGAGGTAATTTCCCCGCAGTAATTTTGATTTCAGGCAGCGGTCCACAGAATAGAAATGAAGAATTGATGGGGCATAAACCCTTTTTAGTTTTGTCGGATTTCTTAACTAGAAACGGCATTGCCGTACTTCGATTTGACGATAGGGGAACGGCCAGTTCTGAAGGTAATTTTACGGCAGCCACCAGTATAGATTTCGCCACAGATGTAGCGGCTGCGGTTGATTACCTGAAAACCAGAAAAGAGATCAACCCCGCCCAAATCGGACTTATAGGCCATAGTGAAGGCGGGATCATCGCTCCTATGGTCGCAAATTCCAATCCGCAGGATGTGGATTTTATCGTATTGCTTGCAGGCACAGGTATCCGCGGTGATCAATTGCTTTTACTCCAGCAAGCATTGATCGGAAAAGCAGCAGGAATGACCCCTGCCCAGCTGGAGGAAAATGACATGATCAGTCGTCAAGCTTTTGAGATCATGCTCAAGGACCTGAGCGAAAAAGAGCTACAGCAGGAAATCGCAGCCTACATGACCCAGGTATATAGGAATATTCCTCCGGAAAATGTACCCAATGGAATGACTGAAGCAGATTTTGTAACAGCACAGGTAAAGCAATTGACCAGCCCCTGGATGTCATCTTTTATCAAATATGATCCCAGCATCTCCTTAGAAAAGGTGACTTGCCCCGTCTTGGCTATCAATGGGGAAAAAGATCTTCAAGTTCCGCCCAAAGAAAACTTAGGAGCAATAAAAGCCGCTTTGGAAAAAGGCGGAAATCCAGATATCACCACAGTAGAATTAGCTGGACTAAATCATTTATTCCAAGAAGCTAACACCGGAGCTCCCAGTGAATATGCCAGTATTGATCAGACTTTTGCTCCCGCGGCTATGGAAGTGGTGCTAAGCTGGATCAAAGAAAGAGTAGAGTAA